Genomic window (Salvelinus alpinus chromosome 26, SLU_Salpinus.1, whole genome shotgun sequence):
tgcagtcatgagtgaacagggagtacagaaggggactgagcacgcacccctgaggggctgcCGTGTTGAAGATCAGAGTGgcgaatgtgttgttacctacccttaccacctggaggcggaccttcaggaagtccaggatccagttccagagataggtgtttagtcccagggtccttagcttagtgatgagctttgagggcactatggcgttgaacgctgagctgtagtcaataaatagcattctcacataggtgttccttttgtccaggtgtgaaagggcagtgtggactgcaatagagattgcatcatctgtggatctgttggggcggtatgcacattggggtgggtctagggtttctgggataatggtgttgatgtgagccatcatcagcctttcaaagcatttcatggctacagatgtgagtgctaagggtcggtagtcatttatgcaggttacctcagtgtttttgggcacagggactatggtggtctgcttgaaacatgttggtattacagactcggtcagggagagattgaaaatgccagttggtcagcgcatgctcagagtacacatcctggtaatccgtctggccctgcggccttgtgaatgttgacctgtttaaaagtcttactcacatcggctgcggagagtgtgatcacacagtcgcccagaatagctgatgctctcatgcatgtttcagtgttatttgcctcgacgcGAGCACAGAAGTTATTTGGCTCAGCTcattagatatcatgcaccagctgttgtttacaaatatgcctaggcccccccccccatgtcttaccacaggctgctgttctatcctgcacatttgtggcctgctggaggtcattttgcagggctctggcagtgctcctccttgcacaaaggcggaggtagcggtcctgctgctgggttgttgccctcctacggcctcctccacgtctcctgatgtactggcctgtctcctggtagcgcctccatgctctggacactacgctgacagacacagcaaaccttcttgccacagctcgcattgatgtgccatcctggatgagctgcactacctgagccacttgtgtggggtgtagactccgtctcatgctaccactagagtgaaagcaccgccagcattcaaaagtgaccaaaacatcagccaggaagcattggaactgagaagtggtctgtggtcaccacctgcagaatcactcctttattgggggtgtcttgctaattgcctataatttccaccttttgtctattccatttgcacaacagcatgtgaaatttattgtcaatcagtgttgcttcctaagtggacagttttatttcacagaagtgtgattgacttggagttacattgtgttgtttaagtgttccctttatttttttgagcagtgtatattattgagttaataaagccacatacaaactttttttgctttcttgagtaaggcatctccaaaatgcaggtgtttcagcctagctcaatgCTTTCTGTAGTGGTGGAGTAGCTAGCAGAAAATATGGAGTGTAGGTAGGGgttagtaatgttctctagttggctcagtgttctgtcactcatggggacactacgtcaacgcaaaatctacggggagagcttaaattcaagccccttgggtgctgccatagagttacattagaagtgcccatccaagaaggctcaaggtcattggccacagataaaatgatgtgaaatcatgttatatctacagtaggtttgattggactgatcatgtcaacatcatattttcaaaatattagctagcaagctagcagtcatcatcatgaatcaagttgtcaatctactggcaaatccttttcttccttgtcatatgaagagaaataatgaagagaaattataaatATAACGTATCGGTTCTCATCAGCCATCGCACAAGTTGGAAATcaaaaattcaacaatgagtggttttgaaggaatcagtggctaacagcaatcactagcctgctattcagtgtgTGTCGTTCAAGTCTGCGTGTAAGGGTCTGTTTTCCAAGCTTAAagggataaacattcaacattggacacgctgtcaatccagcatgacttctgccacaaTCAAAACAACAGGAAACTAGGAACTggaaaatctcagacttcagcgAGTTCAAGAGAACTGGgaaaaaaactagctccgactgggaaattacgtttttttaccccttttttctccccaatttcgtggtattcaattggtagtagttacagtcttgtctcatcactgcaacttccgtacggactcaggagaggcaaaggtcgagagccatgcatcctccgaaacacaacctagccgcactgcttcttgacaccatgcacaccatacacctggcgacctggtcagcatgcactgcacccggcctgccacaggagtcactaatgcgcaatgagacaaggatatccctgccagccaaaccctccctaactcagctgggccaattgtgcgtcgccccatgaacCTCCAGTTGCGGCcgactgcgacagagcctgggctcgaacgcagaatctctggtggcacagctgcgatgcagtgccttagaccactgcgccacccgggaggctgggAAATTttaaacggtcatccaactcggaattgcaagACGGGATCTCGGCctttttctagagctccgacctgaagatcactgacgtcatgtttTTTCACAGTTgcattgaaagcaccataaatacaGAGAATGGCAGActttgacaaagtttgatgacaaaatttgcccacgaaggaccgccgcccAACCTTCCTGTTTGTGAGAATACTgtagcacaacaaggtgagtccaaaaatgtactgtttgctgctgcataaatgatgtaatatgccagggagatatgtatattgtagctaagaaagtaatattaactgtatgttgtgtagtaagctgttagtagcacatgtgcctcaccctaataatttggtccataacctcttatggctgaaggggcagtattgagtagctttgataaaaggtgcccatatcaaacggcctgctccacagtcatagttgctaatatttgcatattattattagtattggatagaaaacactctaaagtttctaaaactgtttgaattatgtctgtgagattgacagaactcatattggcaggcaaaatcctgagttgaaatcaaaacaggaagtcagaaatctgagcttgtatgtattcaccagagtccctaatgaaatccccttgagatatgaatgattgttcactgcctaggggttccactagatgtcaaccatcaatagaaattataatgagacttctatgatgttgttggagagaatgatagcagaatcagtcatgtgtccatcaagcagccattttctgatcatgctttttcctcatggtactcacttgcgttccattgctcacaaagacaagaaagaatactccggttggaactttattgaagctatatgttaaaaacatcctaatgattgattctgtacttagtttgaaatgtttcttcgaccggtaatatcactttttgaagtttttgtccgatataacgctgaccagaattagcgtttggatatgtaaatcagacgcgctaacaaaagaaggtatttggacataaataacggattttttcgaacaaaacaaacatttacctgggtttcctggtgtgctttctgatgtagatcatcaaaggtaagggaatatttatcatatattttcttgtttatgttgatgccatctttgcggctgtggtgttttacttttttaaaaacttttgagCACCGTCTCAGATTATGGggttctttttccgtaaagttttttttgtaatctgacacagcggttgcattaaggagagttatatctataattccatgtgtataacttgtattatcatctatatttatgagtatttctgttgaaacgatgtggctatgcaaagtcacttgatgtttttgccactagtgaatctagtcgcctcaatgtaaactcagatttttttatataaatatgaatttaatcaaacaacatgcatgtattgtgtaacatgaagtcctatgagtgtcatctgatgaataatcaaaggttagtgattaattttatctctattctggtttttgtgaagctatctttagctggaaaaaatggctgtgattattgtggttttcTGGTGACCTAACagtcgtttgtagtgctttcgctgaaaagcctatttgaaatcggacactttggtgggattaacaacaagattaactttaaaatgatataagacacatgaatgtctgaggaattttaattatgagatttctgttttttgaatctggcgccctgcacttcgactggctgttgtcatatcgatcccgttaacttccccacagcatgatgctgccaccaccacgcttcaccgtagggatggtgccaggtttcctccagacttgacccttggcattcaggccaagtttctcatggtctgagagtctttaggtgccttttggcaaactccaagcgggatgtcatgtgcctttgactgaggagtggcttccgtttggccactctaccatataggcctgattggtggagtgctgcagagttggttgtccttctggaaggttctcccatctccacaggaacTCTGGCGctgtgtcagagtgatcatcgagttcttggtcacctccctgaccaaggcccttctcccctgattgctcactttggccgggtggccagctctcggaagagtcttaatggttccaaacttcttccatttaagagtgatggaggccactgttcttggggaacCAATGCTGCAGACGTTttttggaacccttccccagatctgtgcctcgacacaatcctgtcttggagctctacggacaattccttcgacctcatggcttttgctctcatatacactgtcaactgttggaccttatatagacaggtgtgtgcctttacaaatcatgtccaatcaattgaatttaccacaggttgattccaatcaagttgtagaaacatctcaaggatgatcaatggaaacaggatgcacctgagctcaatttgtagtctcatagcaaagggtctttcTGGGTTTTTTCAAAATTTTGAaagcctgttttcgctttgtagttatggggtactgtgtgtagattgatgcgattaaaaaaaaaaaattaatccattttagaatacgactgtaatgaaacaaaatgtggaaaaaggaaatgggtctgaatactttccgaatggacttcgtctgtcctagctcgctcattaatgtcttaatcgaattTTCAGATTGTTTCTTATTcactcgtcgtccccttatgcaatagtttgtacatctcaattgtcagtagaaaccacatttgtttaagcaagtcagccatatcagctatgtttttttgaaaggcagtaaatgaggctgaatgaactgtttcgctgccataCAAGGCTTCCTTattagccaggtgtagcagtgataaggtgttgggactgctgttgggacagctttatgtaggccctaacagtttattTGTCACAGTTATAGTGCAAtttgtgtattgtgttgtgttgtgtagtggctttgctggcatgcatctaaaaaaaaaaaatggtggagtttGTCCcatcaagatttacatgctaaaatcgctacTGACCATGTATGAGGCTCCATTTCACCATCTTGGTAATCTAATAATGAATAGTGATCTCTCAGACTACTGCAAAGCAGCATGTACATGTGGTGGGTATGGAGACACTAATTCATCCCTTTAATACACTAACTTTAAAGCTTTGTGTCAAACCTCAAATGACAATTCTTTATTTTCTACCTTTTGAATATTCATGATACACCACTAGAGAAGTGTACAGTAGGCATTCTGGCATCTCTACTTTTCTAGCCCCTGAACTACTGTAGGTAAGACGACAAGTCTTCTTAATAAATAAACTgataaaaaaactatttttacTTTTGACACTTTATTAATTCAATGGTTTCCTGATGTttggatatacacacacacaatatttttttctcaaatGACTAGCCTAGAGACAGCACTGATAAGCATAAATATACATGTACAAAACACACTGAGGATGATGTACAGGTGTAGGATTTTATtttatcactcttttgttgctgagaatttttctGCACCGCAAAATGCAGATGGGCTTCATGATTTACATAAATTAAttgaaaacccacactaacacacggttaattaacagtattgcacttttcatgtagcttaaatttggccagctaatagcttAACCACCAATCAAGCAACATTTGATTTATGGACTAAAGTTCATATCCTATTGCAACAACAATACTGgccaaattaagatccaacaccTGTAGCCTACTGAGAAGTGAAGAGGCGTGAACTGAATATATCTGACATGTTTTTCATGAGACTCCATGTCGGATTTGGTTTGTTTTACACCATAGCATAAAAATCATTAAAAATGTATGTACAAAAAAAGAAAGATATATGTGAATATCAGTAGTAATCTCCTGTAAACCAGTCACAATACAGTTTCTCCTCCTTTTTATCAATGCCAGCAAAAAATACCTTGCTGTTGTTCAGAGACATATTTAAGGAACTTTTGAGTTTCTTTAAGATACTGTTTCACAAGGGCGATTTTGTCTCACATATTCTTCTTTGAGTCCTATTACAGTTGAAATCCAACCAACTCTTGCCGTCTGTATTACCACCCGGTTCCCCCATTCTAGCACAGTCTTCACCCTCGGGATTTCCTCCATCTCCTTTCCAGTTATCAGGCTCCTTGCTACCCAGCCAGAATCTATGGATTGAAGGATGATAATACATAAGAGGTATGATCATAATACGTTTTCGTCCAGGGTGATTGTATCATGATATTGATTTAAACATGCATTCAAACCTTGTGCTTGAATTGAGAGATGAATTGTCCACCCATAACCACTCATTCTCGTTTGTACTGTCCGTCAGCCCAATCCAGAACTTGACTTAAGGCTCCGTAGTTATTTCTCCACCAATTTTCTGATCTAAGAATTTCTTCACCAGAAACATTGTTTGAAGAATTATGTCAAGATTTATTGTAATTTCTATGTCAGTAGAGGAAAGGAAAAATGTGCATCAAAACAACTGAGAGAATCAATAATAGAGTCATACCTGCTCCTCTCAGCTCCCTATGATGACAATGTGTCCCCCCCTGGTGATACACTCATCCCGACTCTGAACCCAGGTCAGTTTATCAGGGGAGAAGTAATAGCACTTCCCCTCATAATACTCCCAGTCTTCAGCACAGTTCCTAGGTTTAGGACAGTCTTTATTCCCTGTGGAGAGAACAGATATAACCCAATGCCATTGTCAGTACACTACACTGATCTCCATGCCTACCTATAGTCAAATGCCTTTTGTTTTCATGTTACTGATAGTGTACAATCCATGTGGATATGAGACATACTGTATGATTATTTAACAACTATTCAAGTATGCTATATTGTTGCATCAATGAATAAGGAGGGACTAAAACAAAAATAGACTGTCTCTGAAGTTGACAACTTGATTTGAAGTAGTTTTGAGTTTAACTCAGGATTGCTATCTGAAACAGGTTTTTATCTTAATACAACCTACTATATCTATGAGTAGACACATTCCCTCATAGTATAATCTCACCTGTGTTTGTAGGGCAAGAGGGTTGATTTTTCTGCTTTCTCAATTCTTCATTTTGTTGCCGAACTGTTGTGAATTAAAGATAATTATGCTTTTCGCATGTTGAAGTTTATTGCCATGAATCCTGCCCtgaaggcagaactgagcgaCTCCTGCTAGATGGGCCTCACAAAgattatgaaaacaaaaatgagctgtttggtcttcatttaaggtttGGGCTAGCAGTGTGGTTgagattagggttaaggttaggtttaaaatcagattttataactttgtggctgtgccagctggtGACCAcgctgcagagctgcctccagggcaagagtTAAATGCCAACCTGCATCATTTTCACAGCGTGACATTGGAATGAAAGTATGCAAAACGGAGCATGGAGGGCACTTCTCAAATGCGTACTTCGTTtgtacatattttgaagcatgcatCGATGCAAACTTCATCAGAAAGTATGCAACGAAATATGACGCAACCATGTAAAAAATGACGCAAAATTTCTTGAACTATGGTGGCCATTAATTTAACTGAAGCGAGAGAAAATACACTCCGGCTAAATCATTCTGAGTCAACAAATAATCCTTAGTGGGCGGAGAGGCGGTCggggtgtgtcacgccctgaccttagagagccgttttatttctctatttagttaggtcagggtgtgatgtggggtgggcattctatgtgttgtatttctttgtttggccgagtgtggttctcaatcagaggcagctgtctatcgttgtctctgattgggaatcatacttaggtagccttttttcccacctatgttgtgggatcttgttttttgttagctctgtgaagcatgcagaacgtgacgttcgttattctttttgttgtttttgtttggtgttctgagtacttaaagaatcatgaacacttaccacgctgcaccttggtctacttcttCAGATGAGcgttacagaagatcccaccacaaaaaGACCAAGCAGAGTTTTCTGGaggagtggacatgggaggagatattggaaggcaagggaccctgggcacaggctggagaaTATCCCCGTCCTAAGGAGCAGCAAAAGCGAAACGGTGAAGTTCCGAGGAGTTGGCACGACGAAGCATGCACGAGTGGcagccccaaaacatttttttggggggggtggcaCACAGGGAGATTGGCAGAGTCAggttatagacctgagccaactccccgtgcttaccgcggAGAGCGAGTGACCGGgtaggcaccgtgttatgcggtaaagctcACTGTTTCTACAGggcgcctacacagcccggtgcgctcggaGCCAGCTCTCTGCAAGTGTcacgctagagtgggcatccagccagggcggaatGTGCCAGCACAGCGCTCTTGGTCTCCGGTGCGCTGTTTCGGCCCAGGGTaccctgcgccggctctgcgcactgtgtctccggtgcgctgtgacagctcagtgtgtcctgtgcctgcgctccgcacgtgccgggctaaagtgggcattcagccacgAGGAGCGGTGCAAGTtctaagcaccagatctccagtgctcccccacagcccggttcaacctgtgcctgctccacgggtcagtccggagcctgcagcgacggtccccagtccggggcctgcagcgagggtccccagtccggagcctcgagcgacggtccccagtccggggcctgcaacgagggtccccagtcccgggcctgcggcgagggtccccgcaccggAGGCGCCATCAAAGTGGTGGGAGCCAGAGCCGGAGCGGGGGCTACGCCCCGAACCGGAGCCAGAGccaagggtagatgcccacccggcaTATTATGAATAAGCATGGAGTGGGGGATTACACAGGCCTTCTGAAAgatctggtgaaggagaagatgATGGACAAGATAAAAAGGAGAGTTATGTAAGATTTTTTTTGTGAATTTGGAATGGAGGATCGCACAAGTTTTGGAAGAGCTTGATGAGGAAATGGGACAGGAGGGAGTGAGGATCAATTAAATGTGGTGACAGGTGCAGTGATGACTGCTGCGTAGAAGTTGAATGAAGTAGTGAGGTGAGGAAGGTGGGCGACAAGTGTAAAAACTGGGATACGTGCTCCAGTAGTTCAGAGATGGAACTTGTTGAGAGTGAGGAGATTGCCGAGTTCGGGCCTCGTCCCAAGGCTGATAAGGATGATTTTGGCCCAGTGGGAGTGAGATTTGTAGAGAgaattgatttattttatttaactaggaaagtcagttaagaactcattcttatttacaatgacagcctacaccatgcgccaccctatgggactcccgatcacagctgaTTGTGATACAGCacagaatcaaaccagggtctgtagtgacacctctagcactgtgatgcagtgccttagaccgctgccccactGGGGAGCCTTGTTGTTTGGTTGATCCATATGtggtgtcaggttgggtggaggagaggttggggactGTTGAGTTGGTGAAAGTAACTCGGAATGGACTCGTGATGATTTATCATGTCTCCTCCCCCCAGAGGGAGAGGGCCCTCCGGATTAAGAGATTAGGGACAAGAATTGTGCCGTGCTTTGTTCTCTGGAGCAAGGAGTCGTCGAAAGGAGTGATAACGAGAGTGGCATTAAGTGTTGAGGAGGAGCAGTTGAAATGGAAGATTCCCAGTGTCTGTGACACCCGCCACTTGATGAGACGTAGATACGGTGGGCAAACGGAGAAGACATTGTCTGTCATGCTGAGTTTTGATGCAGAGTCGTTACCAGATAAGGTCAAGGTAGGAAGTGTCAGTTATCACGTGAGAGTTTATGTTACGAAAATATTACTGTGTTTTAGCTGTCATGTTTATGGGCAtattgcagcagtgtgtaggagggcaTGAGATGAAGGAATGTGTGGTATCGGTGGAGAAAGTTGTGTTAGTTGTGAGGATGATCATGGGGATGGAGATCGGAGGTGTCCGGTGAGAGAAAGGCAGATTGAGGTTGCCAGGGTTAGAATAGAACAGAAAGTGTTGTATGCCTAAGCAGTGAAGAGAgtggtagaggaagatgggtacaGGGTGAGGGATCCTGGGAGCATTCCTGTGAGTAGGCGGAGATTTGCACTGACTTCATCTGACCCACACAAtccctactcacacacacacatacacacacacgtaccattAGTGTCGGTAGATGGCTGGTTACGTCCGGCTTTGGGAATTGAGATTTCAGAGTACGTGGCATCATTCGCTGTGGATGCTGTTGCTGGAATGCAACAATGAAAGTGTGAGCACAAGACAAAACTCCTCTCATCACATTGGCTGTTCCTGAACCAGCATTTTTAACACTCAGTTTATTCGTTTTTGTTTTTAGCACTTTGGTCCTGTTTTCACAAGTATGCGGTCAAATTCTGTATAAACTCAAAACAGATCATGTAAAAGGCTGTTGTTTCAAAACTTTAACTAACCACTTAACCttttggtaaacctatagattttAAACTGGTTTGTCCACTATATATGTATTTTGAGAACtacaaaaataaaatgttgcGTTTGTGAAGTATAAACATGTAAATGACATGTATGATGCATGATAACCATACATAATGACTACTAGTTAATGCTAATTGATTTCAACATGGAGCAGGAAAGACAGCAAGGGAGAGGTGGAAATCAAAGAGCTCGTGGACAAGGGGTCTGTCAGAGGTGGGcttgggccccatcaaagaggtcaaacaGGTGGGcttgggccccgtcaaagaggtggacatcagagagagggaggcagacggcAGGGAACTGTTGTGTCTAATGAAATCAGGGCCATCGTCATTGAACATGTGTTGAACAGAGGCCTTACCATGGCAGAGCTGACAGATTAGTTTACCCCAATCTGAAACTGTCAATTTGATCCTGAGAATGTCACCAAGAAAACCTGGTAAGTCTTGAGGATATGCACTATGCTTTACCTTTACATTTACAGTAAATTACATATTGTAATGCATGTAAATTCACAAAACATGTTACAGTATGATCTATTGACAGTATAATCTGTTCTACCCTCAGAACCGACAGAAGACCCCATGGTGGTGGCCGTGGCCGTGTGCTGACTGACCAGCAGGAGTGGGCTGTGGTGGAAATGGTGAGGGCCAGGAATGACATACGGCTGTCCGAAATAAAGCAGGCCATTGAGGAGAACGATGACCCCTTTGCCAATGTGACATCCATCAGCCTACCAACAATGGCCCACCTTTTGAAGAGGCACCAAGTATCTATGAAACACATTTACCTGATGCCTTTTGAGAGAAACAACGACCGGGTGAAACAACTACAGGCCAAGTATGTTCAGGTACAgcactatatacagtattactGTTACTAATGGATGCACATGCTACATCACAATATCATAGTGTAACTATACTGTAAAAAGaacccaaatatattttagagggTGATGGTGCTTGATGCTGCTGTGAAGTGGGCTTCAACCTAGACAAAACTCAGCGCTGTGGGCGGAAACTCATCGTCCAACGGGCAACCGTCCAAGTGCCTGGACaatgtgggggaaacatctccaTGTACGCAGCTATTTCTGAGGATGGTGTGGTAGGATGTAGGGCATTACTTGGATCCTACAACGCTGCACATCTCATTGTGTTTCTCAATGAAATTGAGCAGGCCTGTCAAGGTGAAGGGGTAACTATGTCACTGAGTGGgacaatgtcaggttccaccctGCAGAGGTGGTTCAGGCATGGTTTTGGGCCCATCCCCAATTCGTGACCCTATACTCTTCTTTCCTCAACCCTTTTGAGGAATCTttttcagcatggaggtggaagcTGTACGATCGCCATCCCGATGAGCGAGCCAACCTACTTCTAGCCATGAATGAGGCATTCGCCGACATCAATGCAGACCAATGTCAAGCTTGGATTAGCCATGTCAAAAGGTTTTTCCTGCGGTGCATGAATAATGAGGACATTCACTGTGACGTGGATGAGAATTTATGGCCAAATGCTCAAGAGAGGTTTCATGCAAACTAATGCGTGCTAAACCTTatgttttattttcattcatttcATTAATTAGTTTCTATgacttttttacatttgcaatTATATCTGAAAAACAACATGTTTTTTTGCATGAATGATTGTAGAGGATGTCTTCATTGATCACACCTTTGATTACACGTTGGATATATAATATGGAAAATATAGAATTTCGGTCAATTTTTTGGGGTCATTTaagtgtattgcctaatgtgaaaactgtaatttacagtactgtagcattTTACTTTCAGCACTTCTAAGGGTGTTTTGAAACACGTATCTTGCATTGTTTTCTATTGGATTAACTGGTAGTTAAAACAACTAAATAGAAAATATGTTACTGTATTTTAAACCAATGTTCTCATTACATTTTACAATAAACATATTTTGAATCAGTGGTTGTGTGGTGAGAGATGTTTACAATCCAAATGAACGCACAATGACAGGTTGAGTGAAAGACTGGCTGAGTTACAAGTGTGACCAGTTGACAGTAttgtactaagagttgtgaaaatgtaccagaTACTTGTGAAAATTTGACCAAAGCGACAAAGTAAAACTGTAATGTATAATCATCAGCACAGATCACTGATAATGCATGAAGCGTGCATGAAGTGTTGCATGCAAACCAGCTAACAAATATGTTTCCTGCAAACCCTTTGAATTGTAGTCTCTAAAATCTCTGTGATGTAAGTCATTTTTGTCCTTGGGAACATGTTTTGAAATAGGGTGTCAATATGTGTTGTCATATAAAGTCAGTATAGTATAAATATAATTTTAATGGGGCCATCTGGGTattttttggtaaacagctgagggacggGGCTGGAGGAATGTAACCACTCAAGTTCATAGACGGAGCTATGGGAGCGAGGACGGACCATCCATGACCATGAGATAAAAATGATAACCATGATTTATACAATTACATTGtatacaaacaatggagtaaaacaagcttacatTT
Coding sequences:
- the LOC139554562 gene encoding C-type lectin domain family 4 member G-like — its product is MSAGIVYADVKFKKHQRTEGKDGATASTANDATYSEISIPKAGRNQPSTDTNVRQQNEELRKQKNQPSCPTNTGNKDCPKPRNCAEDWEYYEGKCYYFSPDKLTWVQSRDECITRGGHIVIIGS